One genomic window of Candidatus Nitrosopumilus sediminis includes the following:
- a CDS encoding aminotransferase class I/II-fold pyridoxal phosphate-dependent enzyme, whose amino-acid sequence MKVSKKVVGVEYAIRDIVLAARKVEQKGMQVDYLNIGDPVQFGFQPPENVKQALIDAINRGDNFYSTSEGLLELRQEIAKKENAKGLSIGADEILITNGVSEGLDMVISSIVEEGDEVLLPGPYYPPYASYVRLHGGIPVEFAVDLNNSTPDIDDIKSKITSKTVAICLISPNNPTGVVFNEKALKELVEIANQHNLYIICDEIYDQIIFDEKFVGIGKVAGDSPVIILNGFSKVHLMSGWRIGYIAFNQSPQLDELREHLPKLARVRIATSLPVQYAALESLRGPQDYISDFVSEMKKHRDFVVKRLNEMPGLSCPTPKGAFYAFPKIEDKKFGTDKEFVTKLLEQKGVLTVHGSGFGEQYGSGHFRLVYLPDLKILDSAMNKIQKFVS is encoded by the coding sequence TTGAAGGTATCAAAAAAAGTAGTTGGAGTAGAATATGCAATTAGAGATATTGTTCTAGCTGCTAGAAAAGTAGAACAAAAAGGAATGCAAGTTGACTATCTGAACATTGGTGATCCTGTACAGTTTGGATTTCAGCCCCCTGAGAATGTAAAACAAGCTTTGATTGATGCAATTAACAGAGGTGATAATTTCTATTCTACATCTGAGGGACTATTGGAATTAAGGCAAGAAATTGCCAAAAAAGAAAATGCTAAAGGACTCTCAATTGGTGCAGATGAAATTCTAATCACAAATGGAGTTTCAGAAGGACTGGATATGGTAATCTCCTCAATTGTTGAAGAAGGTGATGAAGTGCTGCTCCCTGGCCCTTACTATCCTCCATATGCTTCATACGTCAGATTACACGGCGGAATTCCTGTAGAGTTTGCAGTAGACTTGAACAATTCAACTCCTGATATTGATGATATAAAATCTAAAATTACCTCAAAGACTGTGGCTATCTGTTTAATCAGCCCAAACAATCCTACAGGTGTTGTATTTAATGAAAAAGCACTCAAAGAACTAGTAGAGATTGCAAATCAACATAATCTTTACATCATCTGTGATGAAATTTATGATCAAATAATTTTTGATGAAAAATTTGTTGGAATTGGTAAAGTTGCAGGTGATTCTCCTGTAATTATTCTTAATGGATTCTCCAAAGTACATCTAATGTCTGGCTGGAGAATTGGATACATTGCATTTAATCAATCACCACAACTTGATGAATTACGTGAACATCTTCCTAAACTAGCTAGAGTTAGAATTGCAACCAGTCTTCCTGTTCAGTATGCTGCTTTGGAATCTCTTCGCGGTCCGCAAGATTACATTAGTGACTTTGTTTCAGAAATGAAAAAACATAGAGACTTTGTTGTCAAACGACTAAATGAAATGCCTGGATTGTCATGTCCTACTCCAAAAGGAGCATTTTATGCATTTCCAAAAATTGAAGATAAAAAATTTGGAACAGACAAAGAATTTGTTACAAAATTGTTAGAGCAAAAAGGTGTGCTTACTGTTCACGGTTCGGGATTTGGAGAGCAATATGGAAGTGGACATTTCAGACTTGTTTATCTTCCTGATCTGAAAATATTAGATTCAGCGATGAACAAAATTCAAAAGTTTGTCAGTTAG
- a CDS encoding pyridoxamine 5'-phosphate oxidase family protein: MNKRDEFLTEQKVLRLATVGKNKTPHISPVWYRYSGKKFYIGTNTSRQKVKNLKRNNRVSFCVDVGISAPNIYGVMGQGNANLILENSKVKTIAKKILLRYFKTLQNKSAKELLDDTDCIIEIVPDKVTVWNY; encoded by the coding sequence ATGAACAAAAGAGATGAATTTCTAACAGAGCAGAAAGTATTACGTTTAGCTACAGTAGGCAAAAACAAGACTCCACATATTTCACCTGTTTGGTATAGGTACAGCGGTAAAAAATTCTATATTGGAACAAACACCAGCAGGCAAAAAGTAAAAAATCTCAAAAGAAACAACAGGGTCTCATTTTGTGTAGATGTAGGAATTAGTGCTCCAAATATCTATGGAGTGATGGGACAAGGAAATGCCAATCTAATCTTAGAAAATTCCAAGGTAAAAACAATTGCAAAAAAGATTTTGTTAAGATATTTTAAAACATTACAAAACAAGTCAGCAAAAGAATTGTTAGATGATACTGACTGCATTATTGAGATAGTTCCTGACAAAGTCACAGTTTGGAATTACTAA
- the npdG gene encoding NADPH-dependent F420 reductase — MKVGIIGGTGGMGKGFALRWSQNNDVIVGSRDAARASESAVEYTNLAKEAFGEIKGSITGNDNVSVAKESDVLILSIPYENIDSVCSGILSEVKDSCVVVSPIVPMTKTDVGFECVSIKDNKPFSYKLVLEHMKDKSKLVSAFHVISEKKLINPTLELDYDIFVCGDDKESVEVVNSLIDEIKGLRSIYLGPIELSYLAEMSTPLLLNAMIRNKIKNPGIKII, encoded by the coding sequence ATGAAAGTAGGAATTATTGGTGGAACTGGTGGAATGGGCAAAGGATTTGCATTAAGATGGTCGCAAAACAATGACGTAATTGTTGGATCTAGAGATGCTGCAAGAGCATCTGAATCAGCTGTAGAATATACTAATCTTGCAAAAGAAGCATTTGGTGAAATTAAAGGATCAATTACGGGAAACGATAATGTTTCAGTTGCAAAAGAAAGTGATGTTTTAATTTTATCAATACCATATGAGAATATTGATTCTGTATGTTCAGGGATTTTATCAGAAGTTAAAGACAGTTGTGTTGTAGTATCACCAATTGTCCCAATGACAAAAACAGATGTTGGATTTGAGTGTGTTTCAATTAAAGATAACAAGCCATTCTCATACAAACTTGTTTTAGAACATATGAAAGACAAATCAAAACTTGTTTCAGCATTTCATGTAATTTCTGAAAAAAAACTAATCAATCCAACACTAGAACTAGACTATGACATCTTTGTTTGTGGAGATGATAAAGAATCAGTCGAGGTTGTAAATAGTCTAATTGATGAAATCAAGGGGTTAAGATCAATCTACTTGGGACCAATTGAATTATCATATCTTGCAGAAATGTCTACTCCATTGCTACTTAATGCAATGATTAGAAACAAGATAAAGAATCCAGGTATCAAGATCATCTAA
- a CDS encoding histidine phosphatase family protein — MGQIIFLRHGQAKNNTERILAGRTEGVPLTEIGVKQAEHTAELLEHMNVSAIYSSPIQRAKHTAEIVGKHNSIDVTIDERLIELDMGKFTGMPYDEIFNSHGNVFMKFYNGELEIAHNGVETFDQVKKRVLGIVNHVTEKHPGENVVLVTHMDPIKAMLSTIVDLSPTNLFELIIANASLNIFREKEQKFTLSGLNVMHPSRFDQGW; from the coding sequence TTGGGGCAGATAATCTTCCTTAGACACGGACAGGCAAAAAATAACACTGAGAGAATACTAGCTGGACGAACAGAAGGTGTTCCATTAACTGAAATTGGAGTAAAACAAGCAGAACATACTGCCGAACTACTTGAACACATGAATGTATCAGCAATCTATTCTAGTCCAATTCAAAGAGCAAAGCATACTGCTGAAATTGTTGGGAAACACAATTCAATTGATGTTACAATTGATGAGAGATTAATTGAACTTGACATGGGAAAATTTACTGGAATGCCATATGATGAGATTTTTAATAGTCATGGTAATGTCTTTATGAAATTCTACAATGGTGAATTGGAAATTGCTCACAACGGAGTAGAGACTTTTGATCAAGTCAAAAAACGAGTCTTAGGAATAGTAAATCATGTAACTGAAAAACATCCTGGTGAAAATGTCGTTTTGGTAACTCATATGGATCCTATCAAAGCAATGCTTTCAACTATTGTTGATCTGTCTCCTACAAACCTCTTTGAATTAATCATTGCAAATGCATCACTTAACATCTTTAGAGAAAAAGAACAAAAGTTTACTCTGTCAGGACTTAACGTAATGCATCCTTCTCGATTCGATCAAGGTTGGTAG
- a CDS encoding heme transporter CcmC, with the protein MKKFVGLFLVLGVLMIIPAVDLAFAAGDEPGEYLDRRVVIWNLFYRLMTVGFTVGAVVSGTIIWQCWRFRESHPKAKPTPYEGTDW; encoded by the coding sequence ATGAAGAAATTCGTTGGATTATTCTTGGTATTGGGAGTTTTAATGATAATTCCTGCTGTGGACTTGGCGTTTGCTGCAGGTGATGAACCTGGAGAATATCTTGATCGTAGAGTGGTTATTTGGAATTTATTTTATAGATTGATGACAGTCGGATTTACTGTAGGTGCAGTAGTATCTGGAACAATTATTTGGCAATGCTGGAGATTCAGAGAATCTCACCCAAAAGCAAAACCAACTCCATATGAGGGCACGGACTGGTAA
- a CDS encoding cupredoxin domain-containing protein, protein MGGHSNWPEWIYIGVVVALMVWVGAEAWEAERLVEHVPEGAETIIVTGQQWFWTFEHEDGTKEIGELHVEVGKAYKLEIVSKDVNHSFNIHDYVVLMDAIPGRVNTVWFAPTDAGEHDIQCREYCGLIHYNMRGKLIVEDPTA, encoded by the coding sequence ATGGGCGGACATTCTAACTGGCCTGAATGGATTTACATTGGTGTGGTAGTAGCACTAATGGTTTGGGTAGGTGCAGAAGCTTGGGAAGCAGAAAGACTAGTTGAACATGTTCCAGAAGGTGCTGAAACAATTATTGTAACTGGTCAACAGTGGTTCTGGACTTTTGAACATGAAGATGGAACAAAAGAAATTGGTGAATTACATGTTGAAGTAGGAAAAGCTTACAAACTTGAAATAGTTTCTAAAGATGTCAATCATTCATTTAACATTCACGATTATGTTGTTTTGATGGATGCAATTCCTGGTAGAGTTAATACAGTATGGTTTGCTCCAACTGATGCAGGAGAACATGATATTCAATGTAGAGAATATTGTGGTCTGATACACTATAACATGAGAGGAAAATTAATTGTGGAGGATCCAACGGCTTGA
- a CDS encoding cytochrome c oxidase subunit I, giving the protein MVLELQKPRPIWQIMFSTHHTDVGLLYLITSLGFLFLGGALALAIRAELFLPGAQIIGDAMTFNRIFTVHGTTLIFLFIIPFASSVGNYYVPIMVRYKDMAYPKLNAIAFWMIPPGGALIWLGFADFTWYATPPYSIISAPGPAADMWIFGLKILGISSVLGAINFIVTILKCKHPDMSIGQVPLLAWSFLSSSLIILVAIPTFAAALLMLLTDRLGVSGFFNPAMGGDPIAYAHLFWFTFHPEVYVLVIPAIGMMYEIIPRFSRKPIYSYNSGVFAFVLLSIVGFSSWAHHMYATGMSFTEKTVFMVGTLAAVPASAMHVFNFVATMWNARIKFLTPMMWSVGGIALFFSAGAGGVANAAMPLDFTTHDTYWVVGHFHLFVMGTIAFGSIGFLYYMFPYVTGRMYNETMGKIHFIMSFVGTVLVFFTQHVLGLYGMPRRIFDYPPIPEWIAMNQIATVGAMIIGVSMAIFLANMIYSSGKGKPANTEDPFGVGGKYYYPFEAKNPSH; this is encoded by the coding sequence ATGGTTCTAGAATTACAAAAGCCACGTCCAATTTGGCAAATAATGTTTTCAACACATCACACTGATGTTGGTTTACTTTATCTAATTACATCGCTAGGATTCTTGTTCTTAGGTGGAGCCTTGGCTCTTGCAATCAGAGCAGAACTGTTCTTACCGGGAGCACAAATCATTGGCGATGCCATGACGTTTAACAGAATTTTTACAGTTCACGGTACAACATTAATTTTCTTGTTTATCATTCCATTTGCATCTTCAGTTGGTAACTACTATGTTCCAATTATGGTCAGATACAAAGACATGGCATATCCAAAACTAAACGCAATTGCATTTTGGATGATTCCTCCTGGTGGAGCACTCATCTGGCTAGGCTTTGCTGACTTTACTTGGTATGCAACCCCGCCATATTCTATCATTAGTGCTCCAGGACCAGCAGCTGACATGTGGATTTTTGGATTAAAGATTCTAGGTATTTCATCAGTGTTAGGTGCAATCAACTTTATCGTTACCATTCTAAAGTGTAAACATCCGGATATGTCAATTGGACAAGTTCCGCTGTTAGCATGGTCTTTCTTATCATCATCATTGATTATACTCGTTGCAATTCCAACATTTGCAGCAGCACTATTGATGTTGCTCACTGATAGACTCGGTGTAAGTGGATTCTTCAATCCTGCAATGGGAGGAGATCCAATAGCATATGCACACTTGTTCTGGTTTACATTCCATCCTGAAGTGTATGTATTGGTAATTCCAGCAATTGGTATGATGTATGAAATCATTCCAAGATTCTCAAGAAAACCAATCTACAGCTATAATTCTGGTGTCTTTGCATTTGTCTTGTTATCTATCGTCGGTTTCTCATCCTGGGCACATCACATGTATGCAACTGGAATGTCCTTTACTGAAAAAACCGTATTCATGGTAGGAACTCTTGCAGCAGTTCCGGCATCTGCCATGCACGTATTCAACTTTGTAGCAACCATGTGGAATGCAAGAATCAAATTCCTAACACCAATGATGTGGTCAGTAGGTGGAATTGCATTATTCTTCTCTGCAGGTGCAGGCGGTGTTGCAAATGCCGCTATGCCATTAGACTTTACAACACACGATACATACTGGGTAGTAGGACACTTCCATCTCTTCGTGATGGGAACAATCGCATTTGGCTCCATTGGTTTCCTATACTACATGTTCCCATATGTGACTGGAAGAATGTACAATGAGACAATGGGTAAAATTCACTTTATCATGTCCTTTGTAGGTACTGTACTCGTATTCTTTACACAACACGTACTTGGATTATATGGAATGCCAAGAAGAATTTTCGATTATCCGCCAATCCCAGAATGGATTGCTATGAACCAAATTGCAACAGTAGGAGCAATGATTATTGGTGTCAGTATGGCAATCTTCTTAGCAAATATGATTTACAGTTCCGGAAAAGGAAAACCTGCAAATACCGAAGATCCATTTGGAGTCGGTGGGAAATACTATTATCCATTTGAG